The DNA sequence GCTTCTGGAGAGGTATGCCCCCCATACACAGACGCTTACACATAAATCTTGACACGACCGAACGTTGTGCTCGGGCAAGTTTATCCTGGGCCTTTTGAAGGTACCTTGGGGCTTCGATCGTCTCTCCCTCGGAGGTGACCAGGAAGTAGGGGTTGGTGCCCAGGTCTATGCCGATGGCTTTCCCATTGTCGGAAAGTGGCTTGGGTTCCACCTCGCAGACGAAGACGATGTACCAGTGGTCTCCCTCCCTTTTGACCGTGGCCGTCTTTATCCGACCCTCAAGAGGTCTATGGAGCTTGAGCTTGACCAAGCCTATGCCAAAGAGAAAGACCCTCTTGCCTCCCTCTAGAATCTTTACCCCGTAGTTAGCTCCAGCCTGAGGAAAGGTGAAGGAGTCGTAGCGTCCCTTCCCCTTGAAGCGGGGGTAGCCTGGTTTCTGTCCCCTCCTCACCCGGCGACGGTTCATTTGGGGTAGGGGCCCCAAAGAAGAAGCCCTGGAAGGCCCTATCCACCCGGTGAAGGACCTCCTGAAGAACCTGGGAGTGGACCTTTTTGTACTCGGGTAGCTCTTCACGTATCTGGGGCAGGTAGCGGCTCTGTTGGGAAAAGGTTACCCTTTGGCCTGCCCTTCTGTAGGTGTCTCTGCGCTCTTGGAGGGCACTGTTGTACAGCTGGCGGCAGAGCTCAAGTGTCCTCTCAAGGTCCCTGGTTTGGGGCTTGGTGGGGTAGAGGCGGTACTTGAAGGCCTTCCTAGTCATCGTCCACCGGATTGCCGTGTAGTGCGTTTTTCAGGCACGTGCATATGATACCACATCCGCCGCCCACTATGCTATGTCCGCCTCCGGCGGACGTGGGGGAGCTAAGCTCCC is a window from the Thermus neutrinimicus genome containing:
- a CDS encoding RNA-guided endonuclease InsQ/TnpB family protein; this encodes MNRRRVRRGQKPGYPRFKGKGRYDSFTFPQAGANYGVKILEGGKRVFLFGIGLVKLKLHRPLEGRIKTATVKREGDHWYIVFVCEVEPKPLSDNGKAIGIDLGTNPYFLVTSEGETIEAPRYLQKAQDKLARAQRSVVSRFMCKRLCMGGIPLQK
- a CDS encoding RNA-guided endonuclease InsQ/TnpB family protein yields the protein MTRKAFKYRLYPTKPQTRDLERTLELCRQLYNSALQERRDTYRRAGQRVTFSQQSRYLPQIREELPEYKKVHSQVLQEVLHRVDRAFQGFFFGAPTPNEPSPGEEGTETRLPPLQGEGTLRLLHLSSGWS